From one Azospirillum sp. TSH100 genomic stretch:
- a CDS encoding LysR family transcriptional regulator yields the protein MRDLNYHHLFYFRAVAHDGNLTRTAARLNLTQSALSVQIRKLEERLGHDLFEREGRQLRLTEAGRIALDHADSIFALGEELVGTLKDAGRTRRALRVGAQATLSRNFQIGFLRPVLGQEDVDVILRSGSPAELLQALEALNLDVVLMNRAPAGDAASPFVAHRLAEQPVNLVGTPHRVAGGGTIAELLTGHPVILPTADSSVRTAFDALADRIGIRPQIAAEVDDMAMMRLLAREDVGLAVLPPIVVKDELASGLLHAADVLPGITETFYAVTVRRRFPNALLRALLQAGGPAMEPE from the coding sequence ATGCGGGATCTGAACTACCATCACCTCTTCTATTTCCGAGCGGTCGCCCATGACGGGAACCTGACCCGCACCGCGGCGCGGCTGAACCTGACCCAGTCGGCGCTGTCGGTGCAGATCCGCAAGCTGGAGGAGCGTCTGGGCCATGATCTGTTCGAGCGGGAGGGCCGGCAGCTCCGCCTGACCGAGGCCGGACGGATCGCGCTCGACCATGCCGATTCGATCTTCGCGCTGGGCGAGGAGCTGGTTGGAACGCTGAAGGACGCCGGCCGGACGCGACGGGCCTTACGGGTGGGGGCGCAGGCGACGCTGTCGCGAAATTTCCAGATCGGCTTTCTGCGTCCGGTGCTGGGGCAGGAGGATGTCGACGTCATCCTGCGTTCGGGCAGTCCGGCGGAGCTGTTGCAGGCTTTGGAGGCGCTCAATCTGGATGTCGTGCTGATGAACCGGGCGCCGGCCGGTGACGCGGCGTCGCCCTTCGTCGCCCACCGTCTGGCGGAACAGCCGGTCAATCTGGTGGGAACGCCGCACCGTGTCGCCGGCGGCGGCACCATCGCGGAACTGCTGACCGGACATCCGGTGATTCTGCCAACCGCAGACAGCAGCGTGCGCACCGCCTTCGATGCGCTTGCCGACCGCATCGGCATCCGCCCGCAGATCGCCGCCGAGGTTGACGACATGGCGATGATGCGTCTGTTGGCCCGCGAGGATGTCGGGCTGGCGGTGCTGCCGCCGATCGTCGTCAAGGATGAGCTGGCCTCCGGCCTGCTGCACGCCGCCGACGTGCTGCCCGGCATCACCGAGACCTTCTATGCCGTCACCGTGCGGCGCCGGTTCCCAAATGCGCTGCTGCGTGCCCTGTTGCAAGCCGGCGGTCCGGCGATGGAGCCGGAGTGA
- a CDS encoding YbcC family protein: protein MTQPIDAAAARTPALAAVAAAAVHAIPPVWPLASSVAVNPFLGQSGESLAHTAARLGRVAGIAVTMPRSWYQERIASGAITDDDLAGALSASPHARRPASLAALKAAAITAEPPPKALPTVADLAAEAAGTDWPGLIAERFGGWAAGYFDAGQALWAAPRGKSAYGAWRAVATHDLTPEIIGLTGFATQVAEGPETAGQALAAAIARLDMPAAACETYFHQLLTGLGGWAQFARYRLWQAELAGGSDTTLTDFLAIRLVWEQALYDRHEPQIADRWRAVCAAHAEPVTPTPDQIVDAILQDAADRAAQRVLADKFTQMPAARPQADRPILQAAFCIDVRSEVFRRALESTGSGIETIGFAGFFGLALSHRRFASDVDEARCPVLLNPAATSRTTDCDHHHQHAHDCGHDHSSDDAKARLTARAKRAWGRFKLAAVSSFAFVEAMGPVYAGKLLRDAFALGGHKAPQDPAPRLDPALPLVDRTAMAATILRAMSLTDGFARIVMLAGHGATTVNNPHASALQCGACGGYSGEVNARLLAGLLNDPEVRSALADQGIIIPPDTLFIGALHDTTTDAVTLYDADLPSPAHAAELEQVRGWLAAAGAITRGERALRLPRAEGVDDITRRSRDWAEVRPEWGLAGCRAFVAAPRSRTAGRDLHGTSFLHSYDWRQDDGFRVLELILTAPVVVASWISLQYYGSTVAPTVFGAGNKLLHNVTGGIGVVEGNGGLLRVGLPWQSVHDGERYMHEPLRLSVVVEAPQEAINDVLARHPDLRALFDNGWLHLFRLNEQGRIASRYVQSLQWTACDAAPMPEDSLLATA from the coding sequence ATCACCCAGCCCATCGACGCAGCCGCGGCCCGCACCCCCGCCCTTGCCGCTGTCGCCGCCGCCGCGGTGCATGCGATCCCGCCGGTCTGGCCGCTCGCCTCCAGCGTCGCCGTCAATCCATTCCTCGGACAGAGCGGCGAAAGCCTTGCCCATACCGCCGCCCGCCTCGGCCGGGTCGCCGGCATCGCGGTGACCATGCCGCGGTCGTGGTATCAGGAGCGGATCGCGTCCGGCGCCATCACCGACGACGACCTCGCCGGCGCACTGTCCGCGTCTCCGCATGCCCGGCGTCCGGCCTCGCTGGCGGCCCTGAAGGCCGCCGCCATCACTGCCGAACCGCCGCCCAAGGCGCTCCCGACCGTCGCCGATCTGGCGGCGGAAGCCGCCGGCACCGACTGGCCGGGGCTGATCGCCGAACGGTTCGGCGGCTGGGCCGCCGGCTACTTCGACGCCGGGCAAGCACTCTGGGCAGCCCCGCGGGGGAAATCCGCCTACGGCGCGTGGCGGGCCGTCGCCACCCACGATCTGACGCCGGAGATCATCGGCCTGACCGGCTTCGCCACCCAGGTCGCCGAAGGACCGGAGACGGCAGGACAGGCGCTGGCCGCCGCCATCGCCCGGCTCGACATGCCGGCCGCCGCCTGCGAGACCTATTTCCACCAACTGCTGACCGGCCTCGGCGGCTGGGCCCAGTTCGCCCGCTACCGGCTGTGGCAGGCCGAACTGGCCGGCGGCTCCGACACGACACTGACCGACTTCCTGGCGATCCGGCTTGTCTGGGAACAGGCACTCTACGATCGTCATGAACCGCAGATCGCCGACCGCTGGCGGGCGGTCTGCGCCGCCCATGCCGAGCCGGTGACGCCCACCCCCGACCAGATCGTCGACGCCATCCTGCAGGACGCCGCCGACCGCGCCGCCCAACGGGTACTGGCCGACAAGTTCACGCAGATGCCGGCAGCCAGGCCGCAGGCCGACCGCCCCATCCTCCAGGCCGCCTTCTGCATCGACGTGCGGTCCGAGGTGTTCCGGCGCGCCCTGGAATCCACCGGCTCCGGCATCGAGACCATCGGCTTCGCTGGCTTCTTCGGCCTTGCCCTGTCGCACCGGCGCTTCGCCTCGGATGTCGACGAGGCCCGCTGCCCGGTCCTGCTGAACCCGGCCGCCACCTCGCGGACCACCGATTGCGATCACCATCATCAGCATGCGCATGACTGCGGGCACGACCACAGCTCGGACGATGCCAAGGCCCGCCTGACCGCAAGGGCGAAGCGGGCCTGGGGTCGGTTCAAGCTCGCCGCCGTGTCGTCCTTCGCCTTTGTCGAAGCGATGGGGCCGGTCTATGCCGGCAAGCTGCTGCGCGACGCCTTCGCGCTGGGCGGCCACAAGGCGCCGCAGGATCCTGCCCCGCGCCTCGACCCGGCGCTGCCGCTGGTCGACAGAACGGCGATGGCCGCGACCATCCTGCGGGCCATGTCGCTGACCGATGGCTTCGCCCGGATTGTCATGCTGGCCGGCCATGGCGCCACCACCGTCAACAACCCGCACGCCAGCGCTCTGCAATGCGGTGCCTGCGGCGGCTATTCGGGAGAAGTCAACGCCCGGCTGCTCGCCGGCCTGCTGAACGATCCGGAGGTGCGGAGCGCCCTTGCCGACCAGGGCATCATTATCCCGCCCGACACGCTGTTCATCGGCGCCCTGCACGACACCACCACCGACGCGGTGACGCTGTACGACGCCGACCTTCCATCCCCCGCCCATGCCGCCGAGTTGGAGCAGGTACGGGGCTGGCTCGCCGCGGCCGGAGCCATCACCCGCGGCGAACGGGCGCTGCGCCTGCCGCGGGCCGAAGGAGTGGACGACATCACCCGGCGCAGCCGCGACTGGGCAGAAGTCCGGCCGGAATGGGGCCTTGCCGGCTGCCGGGCCTTCGTCGCGGCGCCGCGGAGCCGCACCGCTGGCCGGGACCTGCACGGCACCAGTTTCCTGCACAGCTACGACTGGCGGCAGGACGACGGCTTCCGGGTACTGGAACTGATCCTGACAGCGCCGGTGGTTGTGGCAAGCTGGATCAGCCTGCAATATTACGGCTCCACCGTCGCGCCGACGGTGTTCGGCGCCGGGAACAAGCTGCTGCACAACGTCACCGGTGGCATCGGCGTGGTGGAAGGCAACGGCGGGCTCCTGCGTGTCGGCCTGCCCTGGCAATCGGTCCATGACGGCGAACGTTACATGCACGAACCGCTGCGGCTTTCCGTTGTGGTCGAGGCGCCGCAGGAGGCGATCAACGACGTCCTGGCCCGCCATCCCGATCTCCGCGCGCTGTTCGACAATGGATGGCTGCACCTGTTCCGGCTGAACGAGCAGGGCCGCATTGCAAGCCGCTATGTGCAATCCCTGCAATGGACCGCCTGCGACGCGGCCCCCATGCCGGAAGACTCCCTGCTGGCCACCGCTTGA
- a CDS encoding proton-conducting transporter membrane subunit has protein sequence MSTHLLPLLAPVALLLAAFAGFHTPGRRPGSVPRLAEAAALSAFVIALLSAGLLAVAGAGTSPLLGAKGIGLSVRLDAVSATMLVLVSFVGWTVVRYTATYLDGEDRQGTFTGWLCATLASVLLLVQAGNLAHFVLAWIATSLLLHRLLLFYPNRPTAQRAARKKAITARIGDASLIGAAILLLVGYGSSDIATITEMARAGQEVSVAAWAAGLIALAALLKSAQFPTHGWVTEVMETPTPVSALLHAGVINGGGFLLIRFADVMLLSPGVLSVLVMIGGFTALFGSLVMLTQPAVKTSLAWSTVAQMGFMVLQCGLALFPLALLHIVAHSFYKAHAFLAAGGAVEGVAAIRRPGPVAIPNGVAVGRAFVAALAIYAVVGAIFGFAAKPPQAVALGAILIFGVAYLLAQGLAGAAPAFLTRRTALYAIAASTAYFALQTVAEWTLTGPLPKTPAPGPLEWALLVLVVVSFGLVAVAQSMFPLWAYHPAAAGLRVHLSNGLYANAVFDRLLGGWSARKIS, from the coding sequence TTGTCCACTCATCTCCTGCCGCTCCTCGCCCCCGTGGCCCTGCTGCTGGCCGCCTTCGCCGGCTTCCACACCCCTGGACGACGCCCCGGTTCCGTACCGCGACTGGCGGAGGCGGCGGCGCTGAGCGCCTTCGTCATCGCCCTGCTGTCGGCCGGCCTGCTCGCCGTCGCCGGTGCCGGCACCAGCCCGCTGCTCGGCGCGAAGGGTATCGGCCTGTCCGTGCGGCTGGATGCCGTGAGTGCGACGATGCTGGTCCTGGTGTCCTTCGTCGGCTGGACCGTGGTCCGCTACACTGCCACCTACCTGGATGGCGAGGACCGTCAGGGCACCTTCACCGGCTGGCTGTGCGCCACGTTGGCCTCGGTCCTGCTGCTGGTGCAGGCCGGCAACCTCGCCCATTTCGTGCTGGCCTGGATCGCCACCAGCCTGCTCCTGCACCGGCTGCTGCTGTTCTACCCGAACCGGCCAACCGCACAGCGGGCAGCGCGCAAGAAGGCGATCACCGCACGGATCGGCGACGCCTCCCTGATCGGCGCCGCGATCCTGCTGCTCGTAGGCTACGGCAGCTCCGACATCGCCACCATCACGGAGATGGCCCGTGCCGGCCAGGAGGTCTCGGTCGCGGCCTGGGCCGCCGGCCTGATCGCTCTGGCCGCCCTCCTGAAGTCGGCGCAGTTCCCTACCCATGGCTGGGTGACCGAGGTGATGGAGACGCCGACGCCAGTGTCGGCCCTGCTGCATGCCGGCGTCATCAACGGCGGCGGTTTCCTGCTGATCCGCTTCGCCGACGTGATGCTGCTGTCACCCGGCGTCCTGTCGGTGCTGGTGATGATTGGCGGCTTCACCGCCCTGTTCGGCAGTCTGGTGATGCTGACCCAGCCGGCGGTCAAGACCTCGCTCGCCTGGTCCACGGTTGCTCAGATGGGCTTCATGGTCCTGCAATGCGGTCTGGCGCTGTTCCCGCTCGCCCTGCTCCACATCGTGGCGCACTCCTTCTATAAGGCCCATGCCTTTCTGGCGGCCGGCGGTGCGGTTGAGGGTGTCGCCGCGATCCGGCGGCCCGGTCCGGTCGCCATTCCCAACGGCGTCGCCGTCGGCCGCGCCTTCGTCGCCGCCCTGGCGATCTACGCGGTGGTGGGCGCCATCTTCGGCTTCGCCGCCAAGCCGCCGCAAGCCGTCGCCCTCGGCGCCATCCTGATCTTCGGCGTCGCCTATCTGCTGGCCCAGGGTCTGGCCGGCGCCGCTCCGGCCTTTCTGACCCGGCGCACCGCGCTCTACGCCATCGCCGCCTCCACCGCCTACTTCGCACTCCAGACCGTCGCCGAATGGACACTGACCGGCCCGCTGCCGAAAACGCCGGCCCCCGGCCCGCTGGAATGGGCGCTGCTGGTTCTGGTGGTGGTCAGCTTCGGCCTCGTCGCCGTCGCCCAGTCGATGTTCCCGCTGTGGGCCTATCACCCGGCCGCCGCCGGTCTGCGGGTCCATCTGTCCAACGGCCTCTACGCCAACGCGGTTTTCGACCGGCTGCTCGGTGGCTGGTCGGCTCGCAAGATTTCCTGA